Genomic DNA from Prochlorococcus marinus CUG1416:
GGTTAATGTAGCTAGTTATTGTGGTAATACTGCTCAGTATGAGGAACTTCAAAAGCTACATGATTTATATTCAAATAAAGGGCTAAGAATACTTGCCTTCCCCTGTAATGATTTCGGGAAACAAGAACCCGACTCCCTTTCAGAAATAAAAGATTTTTGCACCATTAAATATGGAGTCAAGTTTGAAATATATGAAAAAGTTCATGCGAAAGGTAACACCACAGAACCATACACAACGCTTAACAAAGTAGAACCTGAGGGTGACGTTGAATGGAATTTCGAAAAGTTTCTAATAGGTAAAGATAGTAAAGTAATTGCAAGATTCAAACCAGGGGTTAAACCAATGGATGAAAACTTAGTAGCGGCGATAGAAGTAGCTTTAGATTAATAAATATCTATTTGTAATTAACCTAAAATTTATAAAATAAAACACCTTAATATTTAAACTAAAAATTACTAATAATTTTTGTCCAAAATACCTAAATTTTGAATTGAAAAGTTAGCT
This window encodes:
- a CDS encoding glutathione peroxidase gives rise to the protein MQVNVQNTIVISADGSSIKLGEYSGEVILVVNVASYCGNTAQYEELQKLHDLYSNKGLRILAFPCNDFGKQEPDSLSEIKDFCTIKYGVKFEIYEKVHAKGNTTEPYTTLNKVEPEGDVEWNFEKFLIGKDSKVIARFKPGVKPMDENLVAAIEVALD